The sequence below is a genomic window from Chondrinema litorale.
AAAGGATATTTAAGCTATTTCCCCTGCAACGATTATACAATTAAAAGAGATAGAAATCCGAAAAAAGCACATCTATCAAAAGATGAATTAAAACTTCTCATCAAATCTAAATTCAAAAATAATGCTCTCTGTGAAATTAGAGATGCATTTGTTTTTTGCTGTTATACAGGGTTAGATTATGGAGATTATATGAGCTTCTCAAAGGATTGGATAAAAGAAAAAAATGGAGAAAAATATATAGAGTATTCAAGAAAAAAGAGCGGTCAAAAAGGTTTCGTTAGACTCTTTGAAATTGCTGAATTCATTTTAGAAAAATACGATTACTGTCTACCAAAATTCGTAAATCAGAATTATAATAAATACATAAAGGAAGTATGTTTTTTAGCTGGTATACCTGAAAATAAATGTAATATAATCTCTACACATTCTGCTAGAGTAACTGCTGGTATGATATGGTTAAATGAAGGGATTAGCATGGAGACAGTGAGTAAAATGCTTGCACATGCAAGTGTTGTAACTACACAAAATCATTATGCAGAAATTACACTTGATACAATGTTAAAAGAAACAAAGAAAATTGCTTAATTAATCATTGTCCCCCTAGACCAATTCTAGGGGGACTTATCTAACAAGTTCAGCCTTTGGGATTACCTTCATTGCTTCAAAGAACTTCCATACGGTGTATTTATTTAAGCGCCCATCTGGCTACTACGTATCCTCGTGTTAGCTCCAGCAACCTTATTCAGCTTTATATAGATTAAGTGGAATCGAAATTAATATTTGAAATTAATAAATTTCACTCAATTAAAGGGGTGAAATAATTAATTTTAGATAGAACTATTTACAAGTATGGAACACGAAATTACAATATTAAAGAAATTTGCAAAGGCCAATCACAAAGGAGTAAAGCCTTGGGAATTACGCAAAAACGACCGCAATTATAAGGTGGGTGATTTTATTAAGTTTCATGTGATAGATGATGAGACAAAAGAGCCAACTGGATTTATATATAGAAGGAAAATAAAATACCTTTTTGAAGGTGGTGAGTATGGTCTTGAAAAAGGATATTGTATCATGACTCTTGAGTAGATAAAATAACAAGCATGAATATGCTCATGCATGAATATGCTTCATTTCTATAGAAATACAACCTGTATGTTATTAGACTGAAAAGCCCTCACTAAAAATTAGCGAAGGCTTTTTTTGTATATCTGTTTTTACGCTTAAAAAACTACTTATTTACACTATGAAATAAATTCAGGAATCATACCTCTCTATATATAAAGATAACGCTTTTTTATACTGACCTTTTTCAAGCAAGTTAAGTACTTCTTCATCAGAAACAATATCTAAATCGTCCAATTCAACAAAGTGGGTAAAAGTGCTTTTAGATAGCCCTCCATTTCTAAGACAATGACATGAAGTAAATGATAAGGCTTTTAAATGGTTAAGGTCACTGAGCTTATTAAAGTTTATTTTACTCCAATTGTAAACTACACTATAAAAGGCATAATCTCTGGGGTCATCTTCATTAACGCCCATGTATAAAATTGTCCCAGGAGGAACAAGTTCATTGATGATACTCTCAATCTCTAATTCGCTTTTTTCTTTCTGAATTAAGATATCATTTATTATCTGTTTTTGTTTGCCTAGTTTGCTCTTTATTAAATTCTTCTTTTCTTGATCCATTATTATTTTTTCTTGCAATTATAACATGCTATCGGTAAAGAAAATAACCAATTTAGACCAAAAAAGCATTTACTTCAGTAGGCAAAAGGCCATTCATAGTAAGGGTGATTTCCATGTTTTTCACTAAAAACTCATCCCCATCGATCCGGATTTTTTGAGTAGGTTTAAAATTGATAATGTCTAAAATGGATAAGTTCACCTCAAATTTTACATCTTTGGTTTTATCCATGAACTCAATAAACTCATTGTAAAAATTATTGATGATGCCATCTGTATAATCCCATCTAAGGGCAAAGCCAGGAAGTGATTCTCCATTTAATTTATAGTTGAATGAAGAGGCATAATAATATTGATTGCCTTCTATGCCAGGGGCATCCACTAAACCATGCCAATAGGCTATCATATTAGCATTGGATTCAGTTCTATCTAAGATGGGTAAAGCACATTTTGTGTCTAGTGATGGAATGAGTAAGAGTATTTGCCTTGAGAGCTCACATTCTAAACTAGAAAAGTCTTCATCTAAATATGGAATATCTGTTACCAGCTGGGCACTGCTATTTTCATTAAAAATGGTGTACACATGCTCTGGATCATAATCGTCTTCCTGATTTAAAATTCTCACCTTGTAACCACCTAAAGAAAAAGCATAAGCTTTTCTTTTTTCTTCAGCTATTTCAAGTACTGCCAGGGTATTATCATCAGGGTTTTCTACCAGCTTTGTAAAACTTTCTTCATAGGTGAAAGTCTGGGTGTTTTCTACAGGGAGTAACTTACTTTCTAGTTTTATGCCTCCCTCTCCAATGATATGGCTATTTCTAGGAGTAGCATATTTTTCCCAATAAGCATTTTCATTTTCTGCATCATATCGATTGATGTAAAAGAAGCCTTTTTCTATAACAAGTCGTATGTGATTGACATTTCCTTCGGTAGGGGTAGGCAAATTGTTTTCTGAAAGTACTTGCCCATCCCAAACCAGATCTGGGTTTGAAAGTGGATCATCATCAATTTCCGGAAAAATAAAATGAATACCCTGTTTTCTAAAATCACCTGGTGTGTTCTCTGGAAACTGTACTACTTTTTCTGTAAAATCAACTACCTCCTGACCAGTTAATACTTTCCTGATATTGTAAATGGAACATACTTTCTCTGTAGAGTTAAAATTCATGGTAGTACCTGTGAGTACCATAAAGGTTTTAATGAAATCTGCCACTGTTAAATCTGGTACATGGCAGTTGATATTAAAACTATCAGCTCTGGTGATACCATCATCTATTGCTTTAGATTCTCCATAGATAACTATTGGAGGGTCATAATTCACCTGGTACTTCTTTGCCTGGATGTAATTGGATATGGCTATTAAATTTTGAATATCTGGAGAGCTGGCTGAATACTCATCTTGTATGGAGTAAGCTTCAGTTTGAAACAAAACTTCTCTTAAAATAGCTACCAACCTAAAACATGGAATTTGAATATTGGAAAAATAACCTGAGTTGAGAAAGTTGGCAAAGCCATTATATCTTCTCCAGTCATCAGTAGCTGCCTGGTAACCAGTGAGCAAATCTTTTTTAATCTGGATCTCATCTAATGTGCGGTAAACAGGCATGACAAAATCCATATTATCAAAATCATAATCACCATACAAATCATCATCTACTGGCGAGTATTCCTTAGTTATCACCTCTTTTAACTTTTTACTGCCATGAGCAACCAGCTCTGCTGCACCTGCCTGAAAAAATGCTTTGTATTCTTTTCTACTGGCTTTGGTGATTTTAAAAATCCCCTTCTGGAATAACATGGATTGAAAATAAATCTCACAATCATATTCCTGGAAATAGTCGAAGGTGTTTGAAATCTCATCTGGAAAACCTAAGATTGATTTATTTCTTGAAGTAGCTGGAACGGTAAATTGGTAGGAATAAACGCCTTCAATCACCTCAAACTGAAATAAACCTGTAGGATTGTTAAAAGTGATTTTGGTATCTTGATAGAGATCTATTTTATAAGTTCTGACATTGATTTCAATCATCTCAAACCTGCGATTAAAAATGCATAATAGTATTTAAAAGTGATGGCATATTGGAATTGATCATCTGGTGGTAAGTCTGTTTTATTTTGATTGACTATACACCTAACTGCTTGATTTTCCTGTATTTCAAAAAGTTGCTTGACATGAAAAATATCTAACATCGATTCAAATTCATCTTTGGATAAATGCCCACTCGATACAGTAATGTGCAACTGGTTTTCAGTTTTATTTTGGGTGTATTCGCCATTGCTCAGGGAGTAATTATCATAGAGGTAATTCCTGAACATGGTATTGGAAACTTCTTCAATACTGCGATTAGATACACCTGTTGAAATAAAAGTTTCTAAGCCTCCATAAGAATTGAAATAGATGAATTGTCGTGGCCACTCACAGTTTTTGATTTTGGGTTTTAATACCAGGTTGATCGAAGGAAACTCAGTAATGCCCACTTCAATTTTAGTGATGGTCTTTTCTGGAGATTGATTAAAAAAATCAAATACATTGTCCCCAAATGGTAGCGTATAAAACTTAATGGCATCTAGAGTACCATAATCTTTGGAAAGTACTGTAGTTGTAGCATCTGAATAATGAATGGTTATATTCATATTACAGGTAGTTTCAACTGTAGGGATCAGGCTAATAAAATCCCTTTGTCCTGGAGTAATAGATCTTTCCAGATTCTTATTGGTTAAAAAAGGTTTACTTCTTGGATATAGACCTTGTTTGTTTAAATATTCTACAAAGTTGAAACCTCCTAAAATGGCAATCATGTTATCTGTTGAATTGTCATCAAATTCATTTTCAAATAAACCAGGAGCTCTCCAGGCAATATAGAATCTTCTGGCAGAATAAGGCATTTCTTGTGCAACTGAAGAGTTAACATCTGGGAGTTGATGCCTTAAAAAACTTTCAATTACATATTGCAAATTGAAGGTTACATTGCCATCATTGCCTGAATATTTGGTGGCATTGTATACATAACTAAAAGTTTCTGAAGTAGCTCCCTGGAGGTATAATCTAATTTCAATGCTGTAACCAGCTCCAGTAGGATGGTTTAAAGTAAAAGTTACTGGATTATACACATATACAAATTGATCTGGCTTTTCAACTAAGGTAACAATGCTCATAGCTTGGAATTTTGTTCTACATAATCAATATCATCTTCAAATTCCCGAACCTCTTTATAAATGATCTTGGCAGTTAGACTGGATCTCCAGGTATCTATTTTCTCCATGGTAGCATTGAACTTAGCATCTAATGCAATGATGGCACCAGCCAAATCATCATTTTTAGCCGTTTGTCCCTCCATAGAAATTTGTTTTCTTTTTTGATACCTCAAATCGGTATTGGTTCTTTTGGCTTCAATGATCCGTTCAAAATCGGCTACTTCTGGATCTTTTCTTAAATACTCAGGAATTACATATTCATTGGCATGGACTGCTCCAGTAACAGGACCATATTGATCTCGATAAAGTGCTTTGGAACCAGTATCACCCCCATAGAAAAATGATGGGGCAGACGGGATTTCTTCGGAGTCCATTAAGTTCTTTGCCTTTACCATATTGGCTAAAACCGTAGTGATTGCAGCGGCTACCTTGATGGCATAATCAATAGGGGTGAGAGATGATTGGGCATTCTTTGCAGTAACAGCTGCAATGGCACTACCTGTATCAATAGCAATCTGGGCAATGGTGAGGCCTTTTTGAAATTCCAGGTATTCTTGGTCATTATTTGCAGCTGCTTGCAATAGGCCAGCTTGTAACTGAGAAAAGGCATTAAACAAGGAATTCATGGCTTGCATGGATTCTTGGGTGTTCATTTCTCGATCCTTTAAACCAGCATTGTGGATGGCATTTAATTTCATTTGTTTGAGGGTTTCAATTTCCTCTTCTTCCAATCTTAATTCTTTGGCCATTTCAATTAAATGATCATAATGTTGCTGGATTTCATAAATCTCCCTTTCTCGATCATTTAAACCCATTTGGTAAATTTCATCTCTCAATTCATCTTGCTCCTCAGCTCTTTTTTGGGCTTCTTCTAGTCCTTTATAATGCCTGAGTTCTTTTTCTCTTTCAAGGGCTTCCTCAAATTTTTGATATTCTTCCAGTACTTTTTGTTGCTGTTTTTTTAGCTTTTCTAGCTCAGCCTCTCCCTTTTTTTCATCTATATCAAAAGGGCTGGTGCGGGATCCATCTGGATCCTCTTCTTTAGGGTTCAATCTTTCATCAGCCACCTTTTTCCAGTATTCCAAATCAGCTTTACTTTGCACTTCGTCATCTTGAGTTTGTTTAGACAGCTGCTCCATTAATTCTTGCCTGGATTTTAAAAGCAAGTTTGTTTGGTTTTCTACTTCAAACAAGTCTCTTTTTGCTTCCTGTACATCTGCAATGGCACTGTTCAAATCCCTCACATCAGAAAGGGCTACCTCATCATAGGACCTTCGGTTTCTAATCGCTTCTTGTCTTTCTTTTTGTAAGAAGATCAAAAACTCCTGATAGTTTTCCATTTCAGTCAGGTCATCTTGATAGGAGAACCTACCTGATTCAAAGTAGGATTGGTACTTACTTTCCACCTCAGCATTTTGTTTTCTAAGTGCTGCTTCAGCTTTAATCAGTTGGAGTCTTTTTTCCGCCACTATTTCATTTTGCTCGCTGATTTTCTCATCTTCTTTTTGCAAAATAATTTTATTGATGAGTTGATCATTGATTGCTTTTATGGTTCTGGCGAGCTCTTTATTGGTCGCTGTTTCTGCATCTATACCAGCAAAATAATCTGGGTATTCTTTGATTAATTCATTGATGAGCTTTACCCTGTCTTCTTGTTGAAGGTTTACATCATAGAGCCTATTTTTGGTTTCTATTAATTTTAACTGTTCATCCTCCAGCTTTTCAGAAAGTGGTATTTCAATATATTTAGCAACCCAAGACACCATGTTTTCGATTCCTTCCATGATTTGAGAGTTTACAAAAGCTCCTAGTAATCGCTTTTGAATTTTTTCAAGGTTTCCGGCTAGGTTATTATTCTTGATGTTGAATTCATCTGTTAAACTGGTAGCTTTTTCCATAGCCTGATTGGCTATTTCTTGTTTTGTTTTAAGCAGGTCTGTTTGCTTGGAAAGCAAGCTGATTACTTTGATGGATTCCTGAGTGCCAATCTTTAATTCCTTCATGGTTTCGGCTACTTGCACATTGGAAAGTCCTTTCATGGATTCGGCCAGTTGTATGAGCATTTGATTGGGATCTGTATTGAGCAATTCCTTAAACTCGTCTGTGCTTAATCCCATTTGTATGGCAAATTTCTCAGATTGTTCTCCAGCTTTTAGTAAGATATTGGATAAACCTCCAGCTGCTATTTCAGCGGTGAGTCCTAATTCTTCAAAGGCAGCTGCATAACCTAAGGTTTCATCAATTCGGGGAGCTAAATCTCCTAAGGCACCTAACCTTTGAGTAAAATCTGCTACCACTGGAGCTGAAGCAGAGCCTGAGGCTGCTAGGTCATTAATGGCACTACCGATTTGATTAATGGCTTCATCAGGCTTGAGTCTTTTAGTTTCTTTAAACAGGTTTTGAAGTTTGCCTAGCTTGGTGGCCACCACATCAGCTCCTCCTCCAAAATCATCTCCTAATGAAACTACAGCTTTGTCTACTGCTTCAGTAAAGGCAAATACATCTTCTTTTGCAATACCTAACTGGCCAGCTACAGTGGCAATTTCTCTTAATTCTTTTCTTGATGTTCTTGTATCAATTTCTTTGAAGGCTTCATCCAGCTCTTTGACTTCTTCAAGGGTCATCCCAGTTTTTTTCTGGATATCTGAAAGTTCATCAGAGAGTTGGGCATTTTGATTGATAAAACTGGAAAGGCCTTCTTTGATTAAATCTGTGGCTAAGTTAGCAGCGGCAAAGATCCCAAATGTTTTCAGGCTTTTGTTTAAGCTAAGAAAAGAGTTGTTTAGATCCAGTGCTTCATTTTTTAGGTTCTTGAGCCTTTTATCTGCCTGTTGGAACTCTCTTGATTTGCGGACAAAATCTTCACTGCCTTTTTCAGCTCGTTGCAATTCATTCCATAGCTTGGTGACTTCTTTTCTTGTGCCCTTAATCGTTCCATCAGATTCTTTGGTATTAATAAATAAGTTAACACGCTTATTGGTGGTATTTTTATCCATACTTTTTATCAATTAGCAGGATAATTTTAAAAGGGAATCCTTTAAGAAAAAAGGACGAGAAATCTACCTGATTAGAATACGTCTGGCATTAATTGTAGCCAGCTCATCACCAAGTTCTTCAGCCAGTTTAGAAACATTTTCTTCAATGATGGGATTAAACCAGGCTT
It includes:
- a CDS encoding site-specific integrase, whose product is MKVLFRARNAGRGIVVLYCRITINKVRTKSDFSTHVKLPANDWDSKTQLCSQEYFEDNEKLSKIKKQINTIYDKHMQLTGKQPTAEVIKYKFFKQLEIENYSILNVLNLFLDRMKTNPLVKEGTKKKHEGHHKKIAKYLGMIKAESLDHHHLDDFYNYLRTIENNGHNTAIRTIEYLKRCLKNAFEKGYLSYFPCNDYTIKRDRNPKKAHLSKDELKLLIKSKFKNNALCEIRDAFVFCCYTGLDYGDYMSFSKDWIKEKNGEKYIEYSRKKSGQKGFVRLFEIAEFILEKYDYCLPKFVNQNYNKYIKEVCFLAGIPENKCNIISTHSARVTAGMIWLNEGISMETVSKMLAHASVVTTQNHYAEITLDTMLKETKKIA
- a CDS encoding DUF3850 domain-containing protein; translation: MEHEITILKKFAKANHKGVKPWELRKNDRNYKVGDFIKFHVIDDETKEPTGFIYRRKIKYLFEGGEYGLEKGYCIMTLE
- a CDS encoding phage tail tape measure protein, with the translated sequence MDKNTTNKRVNLFINTKESDGTIKGTRKEVTKLWNELQRAEKGSEDFVRKSREFQQADKRLKNLKNEALDLNNSFLSLNKSLKTFGIFAAANLATDLIKEGLSSFINQNAQLSDELSDIQKKTGMTLEEVKELDEAFKEIDTRTSRKELREIATVAGQLGIAKEDVFAFTEAVDKAVVSLGDDFGGGADVVATKLGKLQNLFKETKRLKPDEAINQIGSAINDLAASGSASAPVVADFTQRLGALGDLAPRIDETLGYAAAFEELGLTAEIAAGGLSNILLKAGEQSEKFAIQMGLSTDEFKELLNTDPNQMLIQLAESMKGLSNVQVAETMKELKIGTQESIKVISLLSKQTDLLKTKQEIANQAMEKATSLTDEFNIKNNNLAGNLEKIQKRLLGAFVNSQIMEGIENMVSWVAKYIEIPLSEKLEDEQLKLIETKNRLYDVNLQQEDRVKLINELIKEYPDYFAGIDAETATNKELARTIKAINDQLINKIILQKEDEKISEQNEIVAEKRLQLIKAEAALRKQNAEVESKYQSYFESGRFSYQDDLTEMENYQEFLIFLQKERQEAIRNRRSYDEVALSDVRDLNSAIADVQEAKRDLFEVENQTNLLLKSRQELMEQLSKQTQDDEVQSKADLEYWKKVADERLNPKEEDPDGSRTSPFDIDEKKGEAELEKLKKQQQKVLEEYQKFEEALEREKELRHYKGLEEAQKRAEEQDELRDEIYQMGLNDREREIYEIQQHYDHLIEMAKELRLEEEEIETLKQMKLNAIHNAGLKDREMNTQESMQAMNSLFNAFSQLQAGLLQAAANNDQEYLEFQKGLTIAQIAIDTGSAIAAVTAKNAQSSLTPIDYAIKVAAAITTVLANMVKAKNLMDSEEIPSAPSFFYGGDTGSKALYRDQYGPVTGAVHANEYVIPEYLRKDPEVADFERIIEAKRTNTDLRYQKRKQISMEGQTAKNDDLAGAIIALDAKFNATMEKIDTWRSSLTAKIIYKEVREFEDDIDYVEQNSKL